From the Bos taurus isolate L1 Dominette 01449 registration number 42190680 breed Hereford chromosome 22, ARS-UCD2.0, whole genome shotgun sequence genome, one window contains:
- the ISY1 gene encoding pre-mRNA-splicing factor ISY1 homolog, translated as MARNAEKAMTALARFRQAQLEEGKVKERRPFLASECTELPKAEKWRRQIIGEISKKVAQIQNAGLGEFRIRDLNDEINKLLREKGHWEVRIKELGGPDYGKVGPKMLDHEGKEVPGNRGYKYFGAAKDLPGVRELFEKEPLPPPRKTRAELMKAIDFEYYGYLDEDDGVIVPLEQEYEKRHRAELVEKWKAEREARLARGEEEEGEEEEEVNIYAVAEEESDEEGGPDGGGEDGRQKFIAHVPVPSQQEIEEALVRRKKMELLQKYTSETLQAQSEEARRLLGC; from the exons ATG GCCCGAAATGCGGAAAAGGCCAT GACGGCCTTAGCAAGATTTCGCCAGGCTCAGCTGGAAGAGGGGAAAGTAAAG GAGCGAAGACCCTTCCTCGCCTCAGAGTGCACTGAGCTGCCTAAAGCCGAGAAGTGGAGACGACAG atCATTGGAGAGATCTCAAAAAAAGTGGCTCAAATTCAGAATG cTGGTTTAGGTGAATTCCGGATTCGAGACCTGAATGATGAGATTAACAAGCTGCTGCGAGAGAAAGGACACTGGGAGGTCCGGATCAAGGAGCTGGGTGGCCCTGACTACGGG AAAGTTGGCCCTAAAATGCTGGATCACGAAGGGAAGGAAGTCCCGGGAAATCGAGGCTACAAGTACTTCGGAGCAGCCAAAGACCTGCCTGGCGTCAGAGAGCTGTTCGAGAAAGAAC CGCTTCCTCCTCCAAGAAAGACCCGAGCCGAGCTCATGAAGGCGATCGACTTTGAATACTACGGTTACCTCGATGAGGACGACGGTGTCATTGTGCCCTTGGAGCAGGAGTATGAAAAGAGAC ACAGAGCCGAACTAGTGGAGAAGTGGAAAGCAGAGCGAGAGGCCCGCCTGgcgagaggagaggaggaggagggggaggaggaggaggaggtgaacaTCTACGCTGTGGCCGAGGAGGAG TCTGACGAGGAGGGCGGCCCGGACGGAGGAGGGGAGGACGGGCGGCAGAAGTTCATCGCGCATGTGCCGGTGCCGTCGCAGCAGGAG ATCGAGGAGGCGCTCGTGCGCAGGAAGAAGATGGAGCTGCTACAGAAGTACACCAGTGAGACCCTGCAGGCCCAGAGCGAGGAGGCCC
- the ISY1 gene encoding pre-mRNA-splicing factor ISY1 homolog isoform X1, with the protein MLGGKCLARNAEKAMTALARFRQAQLEEGKVKERRPFLASECTELPKAEKWRRQIIGEISKKVAQIQNAGLGEFRIRDLNDEINKLLREKGHWEVRIKELGGPDYGKVGPKMLDHEGKEVPGNRGYKYFGAAKDLPGVRELFEKEPLPPPRKTRAELMKAIDFEYYGYLDEDDGVIVPLEQEYEKRHRAELVEKWKAEREARLARGEEEEGEEEEEVNIYAVAEEESDEEGGPDGGGEDGRQKFIAHVPVPSQQEIEEALVRRKKMELLQKYTSETLQAQSEEARRLLGC; encoded by the exons ATGCTGGGTGGAAAGTGTCTG GCCCGAAATGCGGAAAAGGCCAT GACGGCCTTAGCAAGATTTCGCCAGGCTCAGCTGGAAGAGGGGAAAGTAAAG GAGCGAAGACCCTTCCTCGCCTCAGAGTGCACTGAGCTGCCTAAAGCCGAGAAGTGGAGACGACAG atCATTGGAGAGATCTCAAAAAAAGTGGCTCAAATTCAGAATG cTGGTTTAGGTGAATTCCGGATTCGAGACCTGAATGATGAGATTAACAAGCTGCTGCGAGAGAAAGGACACTGGGAGGTCCGGATCAAGGAGCTGGGTGGCCCTGACTACGGG AAAGTTGGCCCTAAAATGCTGGATCACGAAGGGAAGGAAGTCCCGGGAAATCGAGGCTACAAGTACTTCGGAGCAGCCAAAGACCTGCCTGGCGTCAGAGAGCTGTTCGAGAAAGAAC CGCTTCCTCCTCCAAGAAAGACCCGAGCCGAGCTCATGAAGGCGATCGACTTTGAATACTACGGTTACCTCGATGAGGACGACGGTGTCATTGTGCCCTTGGAGCAGGAGTATGAAAAGAGAC ACAGAGCCGAACTAGTGGAGAAGTGGAAAGCAGAGCGAGAGGCCCGCCTGgcgagaggagaggaggaggagggggaggaggaggaggaggtgaacaTCTACGCTGTGGCCGAGGAGGAG TCTGACGAGGAGGGCGGCCCGGACGGAGGAGGGGAGGACGGGCGGCAGAAGTTCATCGCGCATGTGCCGGTGCCGTCGCAGCAGGAG ATCGAGGAGGCGCTCGTGCGCAGGAAGAAGATGGAGCTGCTACAGAAGTACACCAGTGAGACCCTGCAGGCCCAGAGCGAGGAGGCCC
- the CNBP gene encoding CCHC-type zinc finger nucleic acid binding protein isoform X1, translated as MSSNECFKCGRSGHWARECPTGGGRGRGMRSRGRGGFTSDRGFQFVSSSLPDICYRCGESGHLAKDCDLQEDACYNCGRGGHIAKDCKEPKREREQCCYNCGKPGHLARDCDHADEQKCYSCGEFGHIQKDCTKVKCYRCGETGHVAINCSKTSEVNCYRCGESGHLARECTIEATA; from the exons atgagcaGCAACGAGTGCTTCAAGTGCGGACGGTCTGGCCACTGGGCCCGGGAGTGCCCCACTGGTGGAGGCCGCGGTCGTGGAATGAGAAGCCGTGGCAGAGGTGGTTTTACCTCGGATAGAG GTTTCCAGTTTGTCTCCTCGTCTCTTCCAGACATCTGTTATCGCTGTGGTGAGTCTGGTCACCTTGCCAAGGACTGTGACCTTCAGGAGGATG cctgctaTAACTGTGGCCGAGGTGGCCACATCGCCAAGGACTGCAAGGAGCCCAAGCGGGAGCGGGAGCAGTGCTGCTACAACTGCGGCAAGCCCGGCCACCTGGCCCGCGACTGCGACCACGCCGACGAGCAGAAGTGCTACTCCTGCGGCGAGTTCGGGCACATCCAGAAAGACTGCACCAAAGTCAAGTGCTACAG GTGTGGCGAAACTGGTCACGTCGCCATCAACTGCAGCAAGACGAGTGAAGTCAACTGTTACCGCTGTGGCGAGTCAGGGCACCTTGCACGGGAATGCACGATCGAGGCCACAGCTTAA
- the CNBP gene encoding CCHC-type zinc finger nucleic acid binding protein isoform X2: protein MSSNECFKCGRSGHWARECPTGGGRGRGMRSRGRGFQFVSSSLPDICYRCGESGHLAKDCDLQEDACYNCGRGGHIAKDCKEPKREREQCCYNCGKPGHLARDCDHADEQKCYSCGEFGHIQKDCTKVKCYRCGETGHVAINCSKTSEVNCYRCGESGHLARECTIEATA from the exons atgagcaGCAACGAGTGCTTCAAGTGCGGACGGTCTGGCCACTGGGCCCGGGAGTGCCCCACTGGTGGAGGCCGCGGTCGTGGAATGAGAAGCCGTGGCAGAG GTTTCCAGTTTGTCTCCTCGTCTCTTCCAGACATCTGTTATCGCTGTGGTGAGTCTGGTCACCTTGCCAAGGACTGTGACCTTCAGGAGGATG cctgctaTAACTGTGGCCGAGGTGGCCACATCGCCAAGGACTGCAAGGAGCCCAAGCGGGAGCGGGAGCAGTGCTGCTACAACTGCGGCAAGCCCGGCCACCTGGCCCGCGACTGCGACCACGCCGACGAGCAGAAGTGCTACTCCTGCGGCGAGTTCGGGCACATCCAGAAAGACTGCACCAAAGTCAAGTGCTACAG GTGTGGCGAAACTGGTCACGTCGCCATCAACTGCAGCAAGACGAGTGAAGTCAACTGTTACCGCTGTGGCGAGTCAGGGCACCTTGCACGGGAATGCACGATCGAGGCCACAGCTTAA
- the CNBP gene encoding CCHC-type zinc finger nucleic acid binding protein isoform X3 — protein MSSNECFKCGRSGHWARECPTGGGRGRGMRSRGRGGFTSDRDICYRCGESGHLAKDCDLQEDACYNCGRGGHIAKDCKEPKREREQCCYNCGKPGHLARDCDHADEQKCYSCGEFGHIQKDCTKVKCYRCGETGHVAINCSKTSEVNCYRCGESGHLARECTIEATA, from the exons atgagcaGCAACGAGTGCTTCAAGTGCGGACGGTCTGGCCACTGGGCCCGGGAGTGCCCCACTGGTGGAGGCCGCGGTCGTGGAATGAGAAGCCGTGGCAGAGGTGGTTTTACCTCGGATAGAG ACATCTGTTATCGCTGTGGTGAGTCTGGTCACCTTGCCAAGGACTGTGACCTTCAGGAGGATG cctgctaTAACTGTGGCCGAGGTGGCCACATCGCCAAGGACTGCAAGGAGCCCAAGCGGGAGCGGGAGCAGTGCTGCTACAACTGCGGCAAGCCCGGCCACCTGGCCCGCGACTGCGACCACGCCGACGAGCAGAAGTGCTACTCCTGCGGCGAGTTCGGGCACATCCAGAAAGACTGCACCAAAGTCAAGTGCTACAG GTGTGGCGAAACTGGTCACGTCGCCATCAACTGCAGCAAGACGAGTGAAGTCAACTGTTACCGCTGTGGCGAGTCAGGGCACCTTGCACGGGAATGCACGATCGAGGCCACAGCTTAA